A window of Candidatus Woesearchaeota archaeon genomic DNA:
ACAACCAGTGCGAAGAACGAAAAGTATTGCGTCCATTGCATTTCTGTCAGGAACGCGAGGTCTATGACACCCTAAAGGGTGTGGCTTCCCTGCGGGAAGCAAAGGTTCTATTTCATTCCAAAGTTCATCCGGAATTCTCCCACCATCATCTCTAACAACTAATCCCATCGGGTCACCTCTTCTCATTCTCACGTGACCCATTCCCTAATATCTATTCAATGAGAAAGCTACTATTTATTCCTTTCGGGATAGGCTCTTAGTGTCCCCTTACCTATTAAGCAGCGTAGAAGGACTTAATGAAAAACAATCAGAAAACTCTTTTCTTCTTGAAAAGACAAAAACATACTTTTTTTACAATAGCTATTCAACATTAGATAATGGGGAACACCAGTTTCCCTTCTTCTCTCTTCTACAACACTTTAAGAGTGTTCCTGCGTCTGTTCTCACCTCTTTTGGCTGTTTTGGGAGTTGGCTGTTTATTATATCTTTGCTCTTTTCAATTATCATCATACTCCAGTCCATTTTTGTAAAGCATTTAAAACTAAACCAGACTGACTATAATTACGGGGTATTCTTTTTTATCTGGACACTTGCCACAACAGCACTGATGATTTTTTTTATAACTGGTCCTAGTAACATTGGAAACAACATACGATACGTTGCAATTGCTCTTTTTCCATTCACATTACTTGTCTTTTCAAGTTATAATTTTTTCTTCTCTTATTTAGAAAAAAATATACCTAATAAAAAGTACATGTTATTGATCTTGCTCTTTCTTTTTTTCTCTTTAACCCTGGTGATCGCTATAAATACTTATCACACCACTATTAAAATAAGAGGAGGCCTTTTATCTCGACATACCGCAATTGATGAGATGGTTATGCTTATCTTTACTGATTACTATCATCTTAACATAGGTGAAAATGCATACCAAGTTATTGGAGGGAATATTCGCTTTTGTTCACTTGAACCAGAGTATATCCCTCTCAGCGAGCTTGTTTTGACTGAAATTAATTTTTTTAACGTTGCACAACCGGTGACTTTAGACAACATTAATAAAAATCTTAATATATATAATACTACTTACATTATTCTTCTTTTGAAACCTATTTCTGAGAGAAATGAGTTTAGTTCTGTTAATGCCACTTTGCTCACAGAACTACGCCCCTGTGATCATGACAGCCTTTATTGTAAGCTTAAAAATATGTTTAAGAATGAGAAGCCTTTCTTTTTTCTCTACAAAATTAATCCCGAGATTTATGCACCTTCGCAAAACTACACGGTCGCCTGCTTAGATCACTCTCCATTTTGAGTGACCTGTGTTTAATGGTGGCAAATTCTACGTATGTTTAAGAAGCTAGAAAATCTCATGCACTAAGCAATCTTTATAAACAACTGCCTGTTCTTTTGGAGTATTATAGCGGAGTAGGGCAGTCAGGAGTGCCCGATGGGCTCATAATGTGAACTATAAGAGTTCAATGAGGTACCCATAGGTCAGTGGTTCAAATCCACTCTCCGCTATTCTTCTTTATTATATATAATATGGATCCAATAGTAGAAGTTTGCTACAAATTAAAGTATTCCGAGAAGCTTCTAATAACATAATCCATATCTTCTCTTGTCACATCATGATGGCATCCAATATAGAACCCTGATTCATTAATCCATTTTGCTACAGGATACTCTGCTTCATTAATCGCAAATAACTTTTGATAGATCGGTTGATTAATCAACGGCAACATTTCACGTGTTTCAACTCCATTTGCTTCTAACCATCCAACAAGCTTCTGTTTTTTCTCCTGCTTTAAGACTATGGGGAACATCATAAATGAATGTTCTGCTCCTTGCCTGATTTTTGGAAGCTGCATATGACTTTCAAACTTCTTCAACTTTTCAATAAGATACGCTGCATTTTTTCTTCTTTTCTCGATTATACTCGGAAGATTTTCTAGCTGCGCAACTCCTAACGCTCCTTCCATTTCTGTGACACGAAAACTATGCCCCACGCTGATAAATCTAAACCGCGCATCTATAATTTCTTTCAATTCCTCATCTGACTTTCCATTGACATCATCAATACTGATGTAGATGGAATCTCTTCCGTGATTCACTAATGAGCGAAGCTTTACTGCATACTCAGGATTATCTGTCGTATTAATACCACCTACTCCTGTTACTAACAAATGCGCAATATAGGTGGAGAAACAGCCGATATCACCAAAAGATCCCACCATCTTTCCATTATACATTGCATACATTGTTTCACAAGAATCTTCAATGACTTTGAGATTATGCTTTCTTGCAATTGCCATAATTTGATCCATCGCGCAGGACATCCCAAACAAGTGAACGGGAATTATCGCGCGTGTTCTTGGCGTTATTTTCTCCTCAATTTTTTCCGGATCAATACTATAATATTCTTTTTCCACATCCACGAATACTGGCTTCATGTTGTTATGAATCACCACATTTGATGTTGCAACAAAGGTGATTGCTGGAACAAGCACTTCATCACCATCATTCCAACCATGCAACTCCTTTAATGCCTGCACAGCAACATGCAGCGCGCTTGTCCCGCTATTACTCATGATCCCAAATTTGGAGTGATGTATCTTCGCAAATTCTATCTCTAATTTTTTAAGAAAAGGACCGTACGAGAGACGTCCTGTTTCCAGAACTTCCATGACATTTTTTTTGCCTGCTCTGATAATGTAACAGTACCCACACCAATGCGTTTCATATTATAGGTGGTTTTTCTTTATTTTATAAAGGTTGTTAGACTTCCCTTAGAATTTATTTCGTAGCCACATCTCACGCAAAAGAAGCTTTACAAAATAGAGCCCTGTTGGGATTGTTCGTGCAGTGCTTTGTCCACCAATCCTATCTCCTTCATACGTCGGAATTTCCTTTATTTTGTATCCTCTCTTTAATGCACGAATAGAAAGTTGATATTCAATGCCAAACCCTTCTGAATCAGGTTTAAGGTCCGCGTATATTGATTTTTTTATTGCACGAAACCCATTGATGGAATCGGTGAGTTTCCCTCTCCATAGTATGTTTGCGATCAAGGTAAATCCTTTATTCCCAAATCCTCTGATGGGAAGTGGAACATCATCATCATCACTTCTTCCGCCATTCATGAACCTTGAACCTACAGCCATGTCACAGTCTTCTCCGAGCAATGAAACAAGAGGAATAATGTCTTTTGGATCTTCATTTCCATCGGGGCTAAAAAAAACAATATGTTCATGCTTCGCAAGCTCTATTGCCATACGAAACGCTTCTGCCCGACCTAATTTTTCTTGTGTGTACACTTTAAGTCCTTTCTTTTCCATAACTTCTTTTGTTCCATCTTTAGACTGCCCATCTATTGCGAATGCATCATCGAAACTTTGGAGGGGGATTTTATCAAAAAGCACATTGACTCCATTACTCTCATTTTTCGTCAGAATCACTAACGTTGCTTTCTGTTTTGCATCCTTAGCAATTGCCATTGCTCATCTCCTCTTTGTACCATGCAATTGTTTTTTTTATTCCTTCTTCTATGGAAATTTTTGGCTTAAAATGTAATTTTGCTTTTGCTTTGCTGATATCGCTTGCACGCCTCATATGCCCATCTGGTTTTGTGGTATCAAACACAATTTTTGGGGCTCTCTCTGCATGCTTACAAAGAAGTCCTACAAGATTTTTAATAGAAATTTCTTCATCACTTCCAATGTTTATTGGATCCCCATCGCATGCATGCTCTACTGCTGCCATTGCTCCATCACAAAAATCTTCGACGTATAAAAATGCTCTTGTTGGTTTTCCCGTCCCAAACACAGTGATCTTATCCTCTCCACTC
This region includes:
- a CDS encoding transposase; protein product: MGLVVRDDGGRIPDELWNEIEPLLPAGKPHPLGCHRPRVPDRNAMDAILFVLRTGC
- a CDS encoding DegT/DnrJ/EryC1/StrS family aminotransferase, translated to MEVLETGRLSYGPFLKKLEIEFAKIHHSKFGIMSNSGTSALHVAVQALKELHGWNDGDEVLVPAITFVATSNVVIHNNMKPVFVDVEKEYYSIDPEKIEEKITPRTRAIIPVHLFGMSCAMDQIMAIARKHNLKVIEDSCETMYAMYNGKMVGSFGDIGCFSTYIAHLLVTGVGGINTTDNPEYAVKLRSLVNHGRDSIYISIDDVNGKSDEELKEIIDARFRFISVGHSFRVTEMEGALGVAQLENLPSIIEKRRKNAAYLIEKLKKFESHMQLPKIRQGAEHSFMMFPIVLKQEKKQKLVGWLEANGVETREMLPLINQPIYQKLFAINEAEYPVAKWINESGFYIGCHHDVTREDMDYVIRSFSEYFNL
- a CDS encoding glycosyltransferase family 2 protein → MAIAKDAKQKATLVILTKNESNGVNVLFDKIPLQSFDDAFAIDGQSKDGTKEVMEKKGLKVYTQEKLGRAEAFRMAIELAKHEHIVFFSPDGNEDPKDIIPLVSLLGEDCDMAVGSRFMNGGRSDDDDVPLPIRGFGNKGFTLIANILWRGKLTDSINGFRAIKKSIYADLKPDSEGFGIEYQLSIRALKRGYKIKEIPTYEGDRIGGQSTARTIPTGLYFVKLLLREMWLRNKF